Proteins found in one Salvia splendens isolate huo1 chromosome 10, SspV2, whole genome shotgun sequence genomic segment:
- the LOC121750547 gene encoding uncharacterized protein LOC121750547 isoform X2 has protein sequence MEAEHYKRLAEEKIWHAEESLAMVEDAVYQKEMEVAALDYQVQACRYKLLRIGYVDHGFNGETSRMPCRGKAVEEMYVDSGKKIDSYWVKIRRLNERVKEIAGGRSETRSPSSSVSSRVSRASLCDSTTNEGSLCQPNKMMDGNGKDKSLYCVAATDNSCSTSTHDVFEVPQAEGRCEPMEKDEIKNFERENVVLPEVVKLCARDEPKWLNMMLQSSQASDVECRLVVAPPETSTAQFNRMLSKVDMRSEIVEDDRPVKCSTNREALNLLNEISEKVNLLHDEIRSLKAKKAS, from the coding sequence ATGGAGGCCGAGCATTACAAGAGGCTTGCGGAGGAGAAGATATGGCACGCTGAGGAATCTCTAGCCATGGTTGAAGATGCAGTTTATCAGAAGGAAATGGAGGTGGCTGCATTGGACTATCAAGTGCAGGCCTGTAGGTATAAGTTGTTGAGGATTGGTTATGTTGATCACGGCTTCAATGGGGAGACGAGCCGCATGCCATGTAGGGGGAAGGCGGTTGAGGAAATGTATGTGGATTCGGGGAAAAAGATCGATAGCTATTGGGTGAAGATTAGGAGGTTGAATGAGAGGGTGAAGGAGATTGCGGGAGGGAGGAGTGAGACACGGTCTCCCTCTTCGTCCGTGTCTTCTCGTGTGAGTAGAGCGAGTTTGTGTGATTCTACGACGAATGAGGGCAGTTTGTGTCAACCAAACAAGATGATGGATGGAAATGGTAAGGATAAGAGTTTATATTGTGTAGCTGCTACTGATAATTCTTGTTCAACGAGCACTCATGACGTGTTTGAAGTTCCACAAGCTGAAGGGAGGTGTGAACCGATGGAGAAGGATGAAATCAAGAATTTTGAAAGAGAAAATGTCGTTTTGCCAGAGGTTGTGAAGTTGTGTGCTAGAGACGAGCCCAAGTGGCTCAATATGATGTTGCAGTCGAGCCAAGCGAGTGATGTTGAGTGTCGTTTGGTTGTTGCACCGCCAGAAACAAGCACTGCTCAGTTTAATAGGATGCTGAGTAAAGTTGATATGAGATCAGAGATTGTTGAAGATGACAGACCAGTAAAATGTAGCACTAACAGAGAAGCACTGAACTTGTTGAATGAGATATCTGAAAAGGTGAATTTGTTGCATGATGAAATCAGGAGTTTGAAGGCGAAGAAGGCatcctaa
- the LOC121750747 gene encoding diphthine methyltransferase homolog — translation MEVGHCFLDGSVDAVEFCGHESYHNVLAASTYVLQEGDQPTRSGSITLFDVDAESGRFQLIQKLETAGIFDIKWSPGLLPLLAQADADGCVKLYSLPCSGSETAELDSSCLTEVQGKCISSSMCLCIDWNSPATSVAVGLSDGSVSVVSIDESQLNIQQEWKAHDFELWAASFDIQQPMLLYTGSDDCKFSCWDLREDPSQLVFQNTKAHKMGVCCIAKSPHGPNVLLTGSYDEHLRIWDTRLTSRPVSESSICLGGGVWRVKHHPHIPGLVLTACMHNGFALVKFQADQVEVIETYTKHDSLAYGADWQRGNALVSGKKKRSAIATCSFYDRLLRVWTPQSDDVFE, via the exons ATGGAGGTGGGGCATTGCTTCTTAGATGGGAGCGTAGATGCTGTGGAGTTTTGTGGCCATGAGTCGTACCACAACGTGCTTGCAGCCTCAACTTACGTACTTCAAGAGGGTGATCAGCCCACTAGATCAGGGAGCATAACGCTCTTCGATGTAGATGCTGAGTCAGGCCGTTTTCAGTTGATACAGAAACTTGAAACAGCTGGGATTTTCGATATCAAATGGAGCCCGGGGCTCCTACCTTTGCTTGCGCAAGCTGATGCTGATGGTTGTGTAAAGCTCTATAGCCTGCCTTGCTCTGGTTCAGAAACTGCTGAATTGGAta GTAGTTGCTTAACTGAAGTCCAGGGGAAATGCATCAGCTCCTCCATGTGCTTGTGCATAGACTGGAATTCGCCTGCCACATCCGTGGCAGTCGGCCTCTCTGATGGGTCAGTTTCCGTAGTCTCAATAGATGAGTCGCAGCTAAACATTCAGCAAGAATGGAAAGCACATGACTTTGAGCTTTGGGCTGCCTCATTTGACATCCAGCAGCCGATGCTATTATACACAGGTTCAGATGACTGCAAGTTCAGCTGCTGGGACCTACGCGAGGACCCTTCTCAGTTGGTTTTCCAGAACACAAAAGCTCACAAAATGGGAGTGTGCTGCATAGCAAAGAGCCCTCACGGCCCCAACGTTCTGCTCACTGGTAGCTATGACGAGCACCTGAGAATATGGGACACCAGATTAACTTCAAGACCGGTGAGTGAATCTTCGATATGTCTAGGTGGAGGAGTTTGGAGGGTGAAGCACCACCCACATATACCAGGGCTGGTGTTAACAGCTTGTATGCACAACGGTTTTGCACTTGTTAAATTTCAAGCGGATCAAGTCGAGGTGATTGAGACGTATACGAAGCATGACTCACTTGCATATGGAGCTGACTGGCAAAGAGGAAATGCATTAGTGTCTGGAAAGAAGAAGAGGTCTGCAATTGCTACATGCTCGTTTTATGATCGGCTGCTTCGTGTCTGGACACCACAAAGCGATGATGTATTTGAATGA
- the LOC121750312 gene encoding uncharacterized protein LOC121750312 — protein sequence MSQPSRPKSPDDQTGMYIRVKRNKTTYFLQCVPSETILQIKEKLHEITDHPVENQRLILLPNREMLDDSKSLADQKVENDAVVALTLRKDDNEFEEVNIVRPNDLYQSREADSGSNW from the exons ATGTCGCAACCATCGCGCCCCAAGAGCCCCGATGATCAAACT GGGATGTATATTCGTGTCAAACGCAACAAAACAACTTACTTTCTGCAATGTGTGCCGAGTGAGACAATTCTGCAGATTAAGGAGAAGTTGCATGAGATCACTGATCATCCCGTTGAGAACCAGCGTTTGATACTACTGCCAAATCGGGAAATGTTGGATGACTCGAAATCGCTGGCTGATCAGAAG GTTGAGAATGATGCTGTCGTTGCCCTGACACTGAGAAAAG ATGATAATGAGTTTGAAGAGGTAAACATTGTGAGACCAAATGATCTTTACCAATCGCGGGAGGCAGATAGTGGATCTAACTGGTGA
- the LOC121752005 gene encoding autophagy-related protein 11-like yields the protein MSSSVSEAVAHTGKLVVNVAENGHSCKIECDECTLVEAVQSLIESACGIPASDQLLLCLDSKLEPHKTLSAYKLPSDERVVFLFNRTRMRSQSPYLEPVQVEIIDIPDPPLPSPSQNSLALDDASDPALKALPSYERQFRYHFDCGHAIYSRTQAKIEMCERLLEELKVQEKALAIASGNLYNYYKRIDQNYVDFMKSYSQQHRYHTNLLATFVRDMEKLRSIRVPPALQTANRKCLLDFVKEENLQKTWKDCSSLHKQFQNKVSEFKLEYGELRNNAEHILSEKASFLIKDLESSIRGGQPIINEQKSIMQTLSEDVNTVKNLVEDCLSCQMSSSLRPHDAVSALGPMYDSHDQNHLPRMQACEGEISSLLDFCRDKKNEMNIFVHSFLQKIAYSQYKIKDIHYKFSLFREALKRQNDQFKQLKVVRGIAPAYRACLAEVVRRKEAMKIYMSKAGQLAEKLAMGRNTEVRRREEFIRAHSTFIPRDILASMGLYDAPGTCDINVAPFDSHLLDIDLVYLERYAPESLLGLFSKSEKHVTLKSSLSMSDNSYRAVEAEGVPGHLEKYDYGEVLDELELVGITGTSKMEIENAMLKAELASKVALICSMSVELDYESLDESKQDNLLKNVAEKTSEALNLKDEYGKHLQSMLKAKQKQCESYEKRIQELEQRLSNQNMQVDDEPNLTVSTTKTDDNKPEVSGSESVHIHRVMEEVLCASRTSKSGILNEHVDNSQEGLDEKMIDSSSMLNSQLDSLMLDLHHEKGHLCDKDKMAAPLSDAETSITSSTMAVCMSQLITPDLDGKGNGGLLEDLQNALPDKSSQLDDAEAKIQASADEISRLRGDLDANQKLLDESQVNCAHLENCLHEAREEAQTHLCAFNRRTSDYNALRLTVVKMCGRFARLRNCISSIEVAALADSLHALSQSLSSSLSEAGDDSASEFCECIQTLAVKVGLLSSQRAEFLERSTKAEAANKQLNKELEEKKELVNTLYMKLNLEKQANKEKICLGRLEIHDLAAFVLNSSGHYEAINRSCPYHFLSVESVALFTEKASQNQSYIIGQVVHIERLVVKPPPPTLEQADDSSSDTLASSESGGNQSTVDQGLIPNPYGLPVGCEYFIVTIAMLPEAVLFPDLVAERCDGRDQV from the exons ATGAGTTCTAGTGTCTCAGAAGCTGTTGCTCATACGGGCAAGCTCGTGGTTAACGTTGCTGAGAATGGGCACTCGTGTAAGATTGAGTGTGATGAATGCACTCTAGTTGAGGCAGTGCAGAGTTTAATAGAATCGGCATGTGGTATACCTGCCAGTGATCAGCTTCTTCTGTGCTTGGACTCAAAGCTTGAACCGCATAAAACCCTCTCAGCTTACAAGCTTCCGTCTGATGAAAGGGTAGTTTTTCTGTTTAATAGGACAAGGATGCGGAGTCAGTCACCGTATCTTGAGCCCGTGCAGGTTGAGATCATTGATATTCCTGATCCCCCGTTGCCATCTCCATCTCAAAACTCTCTTGCTCTGGATGATGCTTCTGACCCTGCTCTCAAGGCCTTGCCTTCGTATGAGAGGCAGTTCAGATATCATTTTGATTGTGGACATGCGATTTATAGTCGTACTCAAGCAAAAATCGAGATGTGTGAGAGGCTTTTGGAAGAGCTGAAGGTGCAAGAGAAGGCCTTGGCGATTGCTAGCGGTAATTTGTATAATTACTATAAGAGGATTGATCAGAACTACGTTGATTTTATGAAATCCTATTCGCAGCAGCACCGTTATCATACCAACCTTCTAGCCACGTTCGTGAGGGATATGGAGAAACTGAGATCTATAAGAGTTCCGCCGGCCTTACAGACTGCTAATCGCAAATGCTTGCTGGATTTTGTGAAGGAAGAAAACTTGCAGAAGACGTGGAAGGATTGCAGCAGTTTGCACAAGCAGTTCCAGAATAAGGTTTCGGAGTTTAAACTGGAATATGGAGAGCTTAGGAACAATGCGGAACATATATTATCTGAAAAAGCTTCGTTTCTTATCAAAGACTTGGAGTCATCTATAAGAGGTGGCCAACCGATTATCAATGAGCAGAAAAGCATAATGCAGACGTTAAG TGAAGATGTGAATACTGTTAAGAACCTTGTGGAGGACTGTCTTTCCTGTCAGATGTCGTCTTCACTGCGTCCTCATGATGCAGTCTCAGCACTGGGGCCAATGTATGATAGCCACGACCAAAATCATCTTCCGAGGATGCAGGCATGCGAGGGTGAAATTTCCAGTTTGCTCGATTTCTGCAGGGATAAAAAGAATGAGATGAATATCTTTGTGCACAGTTTTTTGCAAAAAATTGCATACAGCCAGTACAAGATTAAGGACATACATTACAAGTTTTCTTTGTTCCGTGAGGCTTTAAAGCGTCAAAACGACCAGTTTAAGCAATTAAAAGTTGTTCGTGGAATTGCTCCTGCGTACAGAGCGTGTCTTGCTGAAGTCGTGAGGAGAAAAGAAGCTATGAAAATCTATATGAGCAAGGCGGGTCAGTTGGCTGAAAAACTTGCTATGGGGAGGAATACTGAGGTTAGGAGACGCGAGGAGTTCATTAGAGCGCATTCTACTTTTATCCCTCGAGATATCTTAGCATCTATGGGATTGTATGACGCCCCAGGTACTTGTGACATAAATGTGGCTCCTTTCGACTCTCATTTACTTGACATAGACCTTGTATATTTAGAGCGTTATGCTCCCGAGTCCTTGCTAGGGCTCTTCTCAAAGAGTGAGAAGCATGTGACTCTCAAAAGCTCGCTGTCCATGTCTGATAATAGTTATCGAGCAGTTGAAGCAGAAGGGGTACCGGGCCACCTTGAGAAGTATGATTATGGGGAAGTGCTCGATGAGTTGGAGTTGGTTGGGATTACAGGTACAAGCAAGATGGAAATTGAGAATGCGATGCTGAAAGCTGAACTTGCTTCGAAAGTTGCCCTAATTTGTTCCATGAGTGTGGAGCTTGATTATGAATCGCTCGATGAAAGTAAACAAGATAATTTACTGAAGAACGTGGCAGAAAAGACTTCCGAAGCATTAAATCTGAAAGATGAATACGGAAAACACCTGCAATCGATGCTGAAGGCGAAGCAGAAGCAGTGTGAATCCTATGAGAAACGGATTCAAGAATTGGAGCAGAGGCTCTCTAATCAGAATATGCAAGTTGATGATGAGCCTAATTTGACAGTTTCAACTACAAAGACTGATGATAACAAGCCAGAGGTATCAGGGTCTGAATCCGTTCACATACACCGAGTAATGGAGGAGGTGTTGTGTGCATCTAGAACTTCAAAATCTGGGATTTTAAATGAACACGTTGACAACTCACAAGAAGGATTGGATGAAAAAATGATTGATTCCTCTAGTATGCTGAATTCTCAGCTGGATTCATTGATGCTAGATCTACACCATGAGAAAGGGCATCTTTGCGATAAAGATAAGATGGCAGCGCCACTGTCAGATGCTGAGACGAGCATCACTTCAAGTACCATGGCTGTCTGCATGTCTCAGCTGATTACGCCAGATTTAGATGGTAAAGGAAATGGTGGACTTTTGGAGGATCTGCAAAATGCGCTACCAGATAAATCAAGCCAATTGGATGACGCGGAAGCCAAGATTCAAGCATCAGCTGATGAAATTTCCAGGCTCAGGGGTGATTTGGATGCCAATCAGAAGCTACTCGATGAATCTCAG GTGAACTGTGCTCATTTGGAGAATTGCTTGCACGAGGCGAGGGAGGAAGCTCAAACACATCTTTGTGCATTTAATCGCAGAACCTCAGATTATAACGCATTGCGTCTAACTGTTGTCAAAATGTGTGGTCGCTTTGCAAGACTGAGAAACTGCATTTCATCGATCGAGGTGGCTGCATTAGCCGACTCTTTACATGCTCTATCGCAGTCTTTATCAAG CTCTCTGAGTGAGGCCGGTGATGATAGTGCTTCTGAGTTCTGTGAATGCATTCAAACACTTGCCGTTAAGGTTGGTCTATTGTCAAGCCAGCGTGCAGAATTCCTCGAAAGATCCACGAAAGCTGAAGCTGCAAATAAGCAGCTTAACAAAgagctagaagagaaaaaagagtTGGTTAACACACTCTATATGAAGCTTAATTTGGAAAAGCAG GCGAACAAAGAAAAGATTTGTTTAGGTCGTTTAGAAATCCACGACCTCGCTGCTTTCGTCCTCAACTCCTCCGGGCACTATGAGGCCATTAACCGTAGCTGCCCTTACCATTTTCTCTCAGTTGAATCTGTCGCGTTATTTACTGAAAAAGCTTCCCAAAACCAGAGTTACATTATAGGGCAGGTGGTTCATATTGAACGACTGGTGGTGAAGCCTCCTCCGCCAACCCTAGAGCAAGCTGATGATAGTAGTAGTGATACACTGGCCTCCTCCGAGAGTGGAGGCAACCAGTCGACGGTTGATCAAGGTTTGATTCCCAATCCCTATGGTCTTCCCGTTGGGTGTGAATATTTTATAGTGACTATAGCCATGCTACCCGAAGCCGTCCTCTTTCCTGATCTTGTTGCCGAAAGATGTGATGGAA
- the LOC121750547 gene encoding uncharacterized protein LOC121750547 isoform X1, with protein sequence MCGNPMGDDNDDDALSEISALKDALCDQQELLQKLYNELDAEREASACAASEALAVILRLQGEKAAVKMEAEHYKRLAEEKIWHAEESLAMVEDAVYQKEMEVAALDYQVQACRYKLLRIGYVDHGFNGETSRMPCRGKAVEEMYVDSGKKIDSYWVKIRRLNERVKEIAGGRSETRSPSSSVSSRVSRASLCDSTTNEGSLCQPNKMMDGNGKDKSLYCVAATDNSCSTSTHDVFEVPQAEGRCEPMEKDEIKNFERENVVLPEVVKLCARDEPKWLNMMLQSSQASDVECRLVVAPPETSTAQFNRMLSKVDMRSEIVEDDRPVKCSTNREALNLLNEISEKVNLLHDEIRSLKAKKAS encoded by the coding sequence ATGTGTGGGAATCCGATGGGTgatgataatgatgatgatgcttTGTCTGAGATTTCTGCTCTAAAAGATGCACTGTGTGATCAGCAGGAGCTTCTGCAGAAGCTCTACAATGAGTTGGATGCAGAGAGGGAGGCCTCTGCCTGCGCTGCCAGCGAGGCGCTGGCTGTGATCCTGCGGCTTCAGGGGGAGAAGGCGGCGGTGAAGATGGAGGCCGAGCATTACAAGAGGCTTGCGGAGGAGAAGATATGGCACGCTGAGGAATCTCTAGCCATGGTTGAAGATGCAGTTTATCAGAAGGAAATGGAGGTGGCTGCATTGGACTATCAAGTGCAGGCCTGTAGGTATAAGTTGTTGAGGATTGGTTATGTTGATCACGGCTTCAATGGGGAGACGAGCCGCATGCCATGTAGGGGGAAGGCGGTTGAGGAAATGTATGTGGATTCGGGGAAAAAGATCGATAGCTATTGGGTGAAGATTAGGAGGTTGAATGAGAGGGTGAAGGAGATTGCGGGAGGGAGGAGTGAGACACGGTCTCCCTCTTCGTCCGTGTCTTCTCGTGTGAGTAGAGCGAGTTTGTGTGATTCTACGACGAATGAGGGCAGTTTGTGTCAACCAAACAAGATGATGGATGGAAATGGTAAGGATAAGAGTTTATATTGTGTAGCTGCTACTGATAATTCTTGTTCAACGAGCACTCATGACGTGTTTGAAGTTCCACAAGCTGAAGGGAGGTGTGAACCGATGGAGAAGGATGAAATCAAGAATTTTGAAAGAGAAAATGTCGTTTTGCCAGAGGTTGTGAAGTTGTGTGCTAGAGACGAGCCCAAGTGGCTCAATATGATGTTGCAGTCGAGCCAAGCGAGTGATGTTGAGTGTCGTTTGGTTGTTGCACCGCCAGAAACAAGCACTGCTCAGTTTAATAGGATGCTGAGTAAAGTTGATATGAGATCAGAGATTGTTGAAGATGACAGACCAGTAAAATGTAGCACTAACAGAGAAGCACTGAACTTGTTGAATGAGATATCTGAAAAGGTGAATTTGTTGCATGATGAAATCAGGAGTTTGAAGGCGAAGAAGGCatcctaa
- the LOC121751225 gene encoding calcineurin subunit B-like — MGNGSSMLTQYDIEGVQEHCSNTFSQQEIVSLYERFCQLDRSGGGFISSDEFMNVPEFAMNPLSQRLLRMLDGLNFKEFVLFLSAFSSRASLQLKVEFIFKVYDSDGNHKVSFNDVLDILRDLTGQFIAEHQRERVLTKVLEEAGYRKDSVLVPADFMKILGSSVLKMEVEVPVD; from the exons ATGGGCAACGGTTCCTCCATGCTCACTCAGTACGACATTGAAGGGGTCCAAGAACACTGCAGCAATACCT TTTCCCAGCAGGAGATTGTTTCACTGTACGAGAGATTCTGCCAGCTGGACAGGAGCGGAGGTGGCTTCATCTCCTCCGATGAGTTTATGAATGTACCTGAATTTGCCATGAATCCCCTTTCTCAG AGACTCTTGAGAATGCTGGATGGGCTAAATTTTAAGGAGTTTGTGTTATTTCTATCTGCTTTTAGTTCTCGAGCGAGCTTGCAGCTGAAAGTTGAAT TTATTTTTAAGGTTTATGATTCTGATGGTAACCATAAGGTTAGTTTCAATGATGTTCTGGACATATTGCGTGATTTGACGGGTCAATTTATAGCTGAACATCAGAGAGAG CGTGTTCTTACCAAAGTTCTTGAGGAAGCAGGCTACAGAAAAGATTCTGTATTAGTTCCAGCTGACTTCATGAAG ATCCTGGGCAGTTCTGTTCTGAAGATGGAAGTTGAAGTTCCAGTAGATTAG
- the LOC121750546 gene encoding serine carboxypeptidase II-2-like, producing the protein MPFLRWVFHVFVVIAIVNLQSLSSFSFNQQQLDRVLKLPGQNFNVSFAHYAGYITVNEETGRELFYWFFEAEDDPSSKPLVLWLNGGPGCSSIAYGLAEEIGPLHIEKDGKTLYLNPYSWNKVANILFVDSPVGVGFSYSNTSSDLLSNGDKRTADDSLIFIEKWLERFPQYKGRELYLTGESYAGHYVPQLTHAIVKHNKKHGVETINLKGFMVGNALTDDFHDHFGVFQFMWSVGLISDQTYKQLNVKCDYESFVHTSEECVKVLIIADQEIGDIDMYSIYTPPCTANFSRLSHLRRSNTKVGLLRKPYDPCTEKHSTQYFNLPEVQDALHVRSRNSPWETCSDFVSENWQDSSQSVLDVYAELLNTGLRIWMFSGDTDAVIPVTSTRYNIDAMKLRTVRPWRAWYDDGQVGGWTEEYEGLTYVTVRGAGHEVPLHKPKQALTLFKSFLSGKTMPEMELVSDM; encoded by the exons ATGCCATTTTTGAGATGGGTTTTCCACGTTTTCGTCGTGATAGCTATTGTAAACCTCCAGTCTTTGAGCAGCTTCTCGTTTAATCAGCAGCAGTTGGACAGGGTGTTGAAGCTCCCTGGCCAGAATTTCAACGTGAGCTTTGCGCACTACGCTGGCTACATCACTGTCAATGAAGAAACTGGAAGGGAGCTTTTCTATTGGTTCTTTGAGGCCGAGGACGACCCTTCTTCCAAACCTCTCGTTCTCTGGCTCAATGGAG GGCCTGGGTGTTCATCAATTGCCTATGGGCTGGCTGAGGAAATTGGGCCATTGCATATTGAGAAGGATGGGAAAACCCTTTATTTAAACCCTTATTCTTGGAATAAAG TTGCAAATATATTGTTTGTGGACTCTCCTGTCGGAGTTGGTTTTTCGTATTCAAACACTTCCTCTGATTTATTGAGCAATGGTGATAAAAGAACTG CCGATGATAGCTTAATATTTATCGAGAAATGGTTAGAACGTTTTCCACAGTACAAAGGAAGAGAGTTGTATCTCACAGGAGAGAGCTATGCCG GGCATTATGTTCCTCAACTAACTCATGCTATTGTGAAGCACAACAAGAAACACGGAGTAGAAACTATCAATCTCAAGGGTTTCATG GTTGGAAACGCTCTCACGGACGACTTTCATGACCATTTCGGGGTTTTTCAGTTCATGTGGTCCGTTGGCTTGATTTCAGATCAGACCTACAAGCAGCTGAATGTCAAATGTGACTACGAGTCGTTCGTGCACACCTCAGAGGAATGCGTGAAAGTCCTTATAATCGCTGATCAGGAAATTGGGGACATTGATATGTACAGCATCTATACTCCTCCCTGCACGGCTAATTTCAGCAGATTAAGCCATCTTCGGAGAAGCAATACT AAGGTTGGTCTTCTCAGAAAACCATATGATCCATGCACAGAGAAGCATTCGACTCAATACTTCAATCTCCCTGAGGTTCAAGACGCTCTTCATGTTCGTAGCAGAAACTCCCCTTGGGAGACTTGCAG TGACTTTGTGAGTGAGAACTGGCAGGATTCGTCTCAATCGGTTTTGGATGTCTACGCTGAGCTCTTGAATACGGGACTTCGTATCTGGATGTTCAG TGGTGACACGGATGCTGTGATTCCGGTGACTTCCACCCGTTATAACATAGATGCTATGAAGCTTCGGACAGTTAGGCCGTGGCGCGCTTGGTATGATGATGGCCAG GTAGGCGGATGGACAGAAGAATACGAGGGGCTGACATATGTGACAGTGAGAGGAGCCGGCCATGAAGTTCCCCTGCATAAGCCGAAGCAAGCTCTGACACTATTCAAGTCGTTCCTATCGGGGAAGACCATGCCGGAGATGGAGCTGGTGAGCGATATGTAG